The Montipora capricornis isolate CH-2021 chromosome 3, ASM3666992v2, whole genome shotgun sequence genome includes the window TCTGCGGCAAAGAAATCATGAATCACCTGCAACGAGAGTCTTTGGTCTGGTTGTGATATTTTTCATGTTCTGTTGGATCCTTTCTGGCTATAGACATCTTTGTCGTTATTTTAAATTGCGTTGTTGCATTTCCCCCGGAACAGTCATCTCATCACGTCTTCTTGTGCTTCTGAATTCGGCCATAAATCCATTGATTTATGCGTTTCTAAAGAAGGATATCAAGAGAGAAATAGCAAAGAGAATGTGCAAAGAAAGAAGATGCAACAATGACATTATTCTTCCCTTAGTAAAAATTAAGAGAAACGCAACGGATGATATAGTTAGGTAAAGGTTCATGATTAACATGAAAATGATTGTCTAGGATGCAAACTTCATGAAGTAGCTTTTAATTGAATGCTTTACTCGTAACAAGGCAACGTTTTGTTAAAGGAGTCAATACAAATAATGAAAATTATAACGTTTTATCAAAGTCACAAGCTTATGTGGTCAAACTCGACAGCACCTAATATACGTTTAATACTGAAATGTTGCCGGGATACATTAATCATCTTAGTATGCACGCCCGACTTTGTTACCGACTCGTGGAGACAAAATGTATTTCTTACCAACAGCCTACATTAATGGTCATGGTGTTCCCGCCTAGTAAACTTGCAAAGCCCACAAGAAAATATGTGTCTTTGAACCACTGTCAACTCCAGAGCAAGTTTTGATGACGAGATACGTCGGCTTAGACAATCAATCTCTGAGGCCGGATAATGTACGAGAAAAATTGCATCAGCGCTCCCTAATTCAAGATATCTTTTTGAGACCTTCCGTACATGACACCTTTAatcatgtttgtttgttttcttgtttatttattgaagAAGGTTAATATATATTAGTATCTATACAGCTGAAGTGGACCTGCTGGAATTTTACACTTACACTGAAAGGTTTAGACCACAACAACTAACACAACAGTGTATGGGTTCTTTAAAGTCCCACAGAATTATTTAGTAACAAATggtatgagacgggacctacagCTTATAGTCCTTGTCAGAGAAGAGTTGAAAGTCTTACTATGTTGTAGATGAAATAAAAAGGAAGCTTTTTCTCCTTAGTTACTTAAAACTGTAGGGAAGTGTGAGTAGTGGGCAAAGCAGCTAAGGCTTTCGCGTTGGCCACTACCATACATACATCCTTTATTTGTTAACGCAGGTCAAGTTATGGCAGCATAAAGCTGATGTGGACCAGCAATAAACATAAATCTAACTAATTAAAATACATTCGAGTTAAAACTAAAGTCCTCAATATATAACCTAAAACtactaaaaatatttaaaattagtCGAATCTTTGTTAGAAACAAAGGCAGAATCATTAACAGATATGTTCCCCACAGTAATAACAGAGAGAGAACGAAGTTTACACTGAAATTTATGATAATCCTCAATATTTTTAACCCACAGATAGCCGAGGAAAATTCACTGCAATAAGTTGAAATaggaaaaaaacgaaaaagggaaCTCTGAAAATACTATAGGTTTAACAACTCTCAACATTGTTAggtgttacatgttgcgtccCGTTTGCACACCCTGTTGCATGGCAGACCGGCTGTTGCACGAAGTTTGAAACAGGTCAAACTTTtgaaccaacaactcccaacattttcttttgttccgtgatcgccgAGGCGTAGTGTAAGAATGCTGGATCCGTTTGCACAGCGCTCCCAACATTGTTGAGGCCACACACGCTCAACacatatggtctccatggagactGCAACGCACtgacatgttgaaaacaagatggcagcccaattttgtaagtttacaaggtcttatgggtcgtatcctacccataatacactgcacgtccTTACACTGTTGGGAACTGTTGCGTCCTTTCAGCACCATCCAATatctgcagaaccaacaactcTCGGAGTTGTTGCGTCAGTTTGCACGGGACTTTAGAAACGCTCGATATCGACGTTAAGAGAAAGTAAGTTTCTAATATTCACTCCCGTGATTTCCTCTATCAACCCGTAAATTCCCAGACCTAAACAAGAAATTGCAAAGCATGACCTTCACTACAGGGAAGCTGTCGTATGGAATAATTTCCTTGCAGAGGAAAGCCTCGATTACTTCAAATCGTATAACTTAGTAATTACCAGTAGTAACCACTTTTATCAATAACTACTATACTTTTAAGAAACTAGCttctttagtttagttagtttttAAGTGATATTGTAAAtagtaagtaaataaataggTAAATAATAACAAGTGACATCGTAAGTAGCTTTTAGTCATAGATAAATAGCTCTTTTTAGTGATGTTTTTCTGGGTTCACGGCTCACTGGAAGACACCTTTAatcttaatatatagatttagccaagcctaaaagcggagctcccggcttgtttattcttactggctgtaggattagtgaaaataaaaggctttggaactgtccgccttttggttttccccggaaattgcttaattatgtcattttcttcgctgcctaactagtgaattccacggttaatttcacctgaaaaaccgactgatcgcatgaatcacgaagggatgagtgtgatatcggtttttccagcgaaatctactgttgaattcaccagttaggcaattaatttttcttgaatcgcaagagtttgaaaagaaaacaaacaaatcctcagcaaccgaacggaaaaggaaagaagccatttcagagtcgactgtcaaaagccagcgaataggaatcacgctaaaattagaactcacagacgtactatagctcgtgatgtgacagatcgtactttatttattccactttatctctgaaaacgagatcatttacattttgatgtacttcattgaaacacgccagcttggcttagaaccaggatcggctggaaaggacaaacttcaaacaagatctccaacaaattacctgtacgtgctctaaacaaacttctgaaaacacaagctggtgatatttctccttactttttacgagaactcattgcgattacatgtgtagaacataagtgcaaaattttcttgtcactgtcgaggcacatcgaaaaacaattaggcaagcggagtaaaaaaacttcttgttccctcgcattttaaagccaaacaaaccagcaaaagatcgattatttctgtccaaaaagactacagatgattgttatttaattccagttaacaataaaaattcgagtttcattcctgagcaaaggaaaaatcgactaaacaactttttagaaatatgcatccacttgaaataactcatccgtagaaataacaaacggtttagtgtccaagaaaagaatttgtggagcaacttcttccaccaactttaagctattactggtgtaccgttttgtcgttctcgttctctttctctcttctttcgtttctgctcttctgtcataggccgtccaggcatcttgcaaccttagtagattcaaaattaaaaatcttaacacataccaaaaactgcaattcagagcaaaaagcagcccaaaacaaattcaaaataaacactcagctttaagtttatatcgctccaatgcttgacttgaataactacgtagccaccagtgtgtcctgaccacagctatgttatgttaaacctggactgaaaccagcgaaaaatgcaagaaaaatatatttccataccgtacctgaacacgaaaagcatcgactgtcgagagctttgttgacgtaccgtgacggctgtgtagccgcgtcgagccacagaaagagcgcgaaaatcaagcctcgatcaggtgtgtgtgagtgtctgacctggcttgggcctgcgatccaatcaacgaCCAGtcactggtcagcggtcaacttcaaaaaaacagctgatctcgataaggtctaacttgagcccgctatacagtcacgtgatactggtcagcggataccttgttttgacaggtgtcaattgaccataacattgatttccaatatcaaagatgtatgctgtaaactagttagtgtcaaatgtagtattgcctcctggatgagctctaaactttaattagcccgttatgtggttacgtgtactgatcacattggcatacatgaaggggcggacggacgtacggacgtacgttgtacgtacgtacgtacgttgtacgtacggacgttgatgacgtcatggctataaaaccaaattttctcacatcgatgggttaccatattttcttaactatggtgctccgcgcgcgcgcgccttcggcgcgcgcggagctccgctataatgaATGTGATACCGTAGTCAAGTAAAGatatgatgttgatgatgaagTCTTTAATTTCTTGAGGGTAGCACTTAATAGGCAAAGGCTAATGAACTTGTGGCCCTTGATCTCACCAGACCTAAACGATGGAAACCGTCTCCATGTCTTGCTCTTTTCGAATTGTGTTTGGCATCTttaactttccacaaaatttaaaaagaagggttgtgagacagggcctacggttcatagcccttatctgagaagacttgaaagtctaaccatttgcggatgtaattacaaaggcagccctttctcctcagttattttaagaccctgagtgttggtccggggggagttgaactcacgactgTCCCGCACGGAAGTCCGATGCTCAGACAGCTAAGCCAACTCACTTTGAGCGAACAACTATAGTAACCCATGCACTTTGCAGGAGTAATCATTTTCTCAGACCTGGTCATTCAAAGTATCGGGCACGTCTCTAAGTTTTCACTCAAGTTTAATTTATGCCTATTTGGTGTAAAAAGGGAAACCGCGCTTTGACTGGCTTAAAGGAAAGCCTGTCTTAAATAGCAAATATATaaagcgttttcactcacgttaccagcagccatattggattactgtgcatgaaacaaaagaaagtatttgcataaaaatagagttcaattcccggaggattagttcggtacaccatcatggctgccatttctttgttttggaacaccaacatggccgccgtgacgtcatgtgaaaacgctctatagtcTGAACACAGAAACCATATCGAAGAAGTCCTGAGAAGGCCGGACTGCTATTGGTTTTCGACATCCTGAGCGGAGGTCATACTTCGTCCATTGGGCTACGTTTTAAAGttcccctgtgaccaaaaaatcaattcttatttttctttggatttgaaaACTTTGTTAAGtaaatagttgagcaccaagactcacttcgaaaccgagacaaacagcaattcggaaatggcccattgaccgcattcataaatggcagcttggtaagtattttttttttatactatagagcgagtttcagttgagtgtcgtaaaatcaaaaccaaagtaattactttggccaatcaaaaaggacggagacaatccagtaaaccaatcaaaactcgaagtaattccacgtagccgacacaaagggcgggaaaatgtgcacgcgcgagccacgattggttttggtttcacttctgattggttgaaaaagtggcgcgagaactttgaaccaatcaatgagtgaagtaatgaaaaaccaaagcaatagCGAAGGGCACTAATGACGTCACGAAATTTTAGACCCCTGTCGTGAGTCAGACAAACAAACGCCAATTCTGCAATGGTTTTAAGCCGAATGTGTGAATGGCGAGCGGTCTGCTTCCATCTTTTACCGAAAAAGACGACGTTCCAGGCTCTAAATTTCAAGGAGAACCAGAAGAATACACTGTTGGCCAGTTGAAGCGGTGGTTAAAGTGCAGGGGATTGAAATTGAGCGGAAAAAGAGATGAGCAACTGAAACGCGTGAGCGACTGTATCAAAAGCGGGAATCATCACATGCTCGATCCGAGTATCGACTATGGCAAATGGTTCTCAGCaaaagttttcaaagaaaatgcaaagttaCCAGCAAATTGTAGCTTAAGTTCACTTCCGttgaaaaagtgttgacgggcCTGCGCGACTCCTGCCGTTCGCAAGCGATCCTAAAGTCTGTGCCTTCAAAGTTTAGCTTTAACTTaagtgtcttttaacgactttcctttgcgatatgatagtatgggtGGCTCTTTAAATACTTCTCTAAGGTGCGGTTGGTTTTGAAAAAGGTGCCATTTCTTCATTAATATATTCTTGAGGTTAGGTAAAgccgggtggtattgtgtaaacaatattttcttttttgtgctgttgtctttttgttttcaagtgacctctctctatccgtgaagttaacttcagataggaacttttctgaaaatttatttgggtatccTATATTCTTTAGACGTGTTTTGAAACTctgcatgttattattaaacgtcacgattgacgaatttgttcttaggaggCGTAGCGCTTCTCCTTTTATGAACCCTTTCTTAACGCCTGGTGGATGGCGCGAATAAAAATTCGTGTATTGAAAGGTCTCTGTCCGTTTGTAATGTGTTTGCACATCAAGGGTGGATTCTCTATTGAATCTCTCGGCTTTGTACACTTTTGTGTCTAAGAATATAATTTCTGAgtctgatatttcagccgtaaatttgattgtatcgtggtagttgtttgCCCTTTGTACAAAATTTTCTATATTGTCTGCGGTTGTGTGCCACACACAGAAGACATCGTCATTGTATCTCTTCCAAACTagcggtttaattttgctcttgctgataatgcctttttctatttttgccatgaaaacattagcaaaagccacggccattttggttcccATTGCCGTTCCGTTGTTAACGTTTTTCTCCGTAAAGAAAGCCAACGTGTTCGCTAGTGATTGGGCAGTATTTTGATACCATAATTGTACTTATCAATTGATAAAGAGTAGTAATTATGACCCATCAAAAATCTACTTCTTGGATAGTGCTGGAAACTGcattgagccaccttaaattaacaaatataccaatacatcactaacgtttcatgtttaaccggagaattagggaagcagatgttcgaaggtgtaatagccgcTGAGTTtcattcctcagttatcgagttccataagtataaaacttaaaaatggtttgctttaaaatcagaaaagaaccaattcaccgttgctgttgagaaaagtgtatgccaggcaaaacaaattgcatctcggtagcctgaaagttaactgacaaaataatttgcctgtgtttaaattaacaaatataccaatacatcactaacgtttcatgtttaaccggaaaattagggaagcagatgttcgaaggtgtaatagccgctgagttttattcctcagttatcgagttccataagtataaaacgtaaaaatggattgctttaaaatcagaaaagaaccaattcaccgtgttgagaaaagtgtatgccgggcaaaacaagtgtcatctcggtagcctgaaagttaagatataatttgcctgtgtttaaattaatttgaaataaagagaataaagaaataattttccatattttaattgcatgatgctggccgttgtaaaccgcgTTTTAGgaaatatttcatatatttgtcgtcattaaaactttatgacgaagtcggccaAACAAATGTGTCGatattaacacctctctctccctttgtctctcgctctgcctttttagtgtgagcattgttacaactcccactgagaatttggtaattttttttttttttaccttaacagttgggacccacattcctgacccaagttaagctcctcatagTCGGAATGAAAAGTATATTGTTGGTTTATTTGACAAAACTGTCAAGTTGCCAGTGAAATATGTAGAACCAAACCAGACATGCCGATTGGGTGAGTTTAAAGCACTTATACCTCGATTTCTGCCATATTTATGTAGTTTTTGCCTAGAAGTTCAAACTTGCTCACTGATGCTACCACGAAGGTTATATGGTAAAATATCTCGATTAAAACAAGGCCTAAAAGATGCTTATTCCTCACTTATTCATGGTTTTTTTGCAGCATTTGGTTACTTGACATCATAGAAATAAAGTACATTTAACAGCTGTTTTCACAGAATTTCAACAGACGAAATTTTCTTAATTCGCTTATAGACGTTTTCCAGTTTTCCCAAATTTTTTACCCTTAAAGTTTTTCATTGACGACTCATTTGTAGTCGGAactattttaatttcaaatttctgcaaaatctaATGACGGGGTTGCGagaaatttggtaaaacatCCAACAACTGTTGGTCACAAAGTTTTAAGCGAATGCGCATGCGCAACATAGTGGTACATGACGTTTACGTAACGAAAGCGAAGTTACACCGTATTTCCAAGACAATCGCGAGGAGGAGAAAAAAAGATCTTACCATACTCACGATGGTTGTTTTATCCGTGCCGGCCTTCAGTAAATAGCTGATCACGGAAAAACTGTgttcaaaaatatgttaacatAATTCACCGTACAGTTTTTCATGCCTTGTGAATTATTCTAACTAACCCGGCGGTTTTTAGAAGGTGAGTTCCCGGCGTTATTTCGTTGAATTTTGTCCTGCCAGCCTTGGCTTAAGGCGGGGGTACACCCGAAAGCCGTTTTTCACGCCGCTTAAAATCGGTTTAATGGAAATATCTCGTTCGCGTTTCAAGCAATACAAAAACCCTATGCTCATaacacaaatcaatgttttggggtGATTTTTAGGTATATTTGGGAGGAGATAGTTTTTCTCAGAAGAgtagtaaaatttggagaaataagaaatagttcAGATTTGATGTAGTTTAAAAATGATATATGGACACCCAAACAGTCTCCTACCAACCTGGTGTGCTCTTGGGTTGGGGGCAACCGTTTGCTGGACAGGTGCTGTAAAAATAATATTCCTTTTTTTATCCCTTCTTTaaacctcttaaaatgccattcaaaTTCACTTGTACCCCCACCTAAAGAAACGATTCCCGCTGAATAACTTGTCTTTTGGAAAGAACATCTGATATACATCGATCTAAACGTAGTTGAGGTGAATGCACGCAAACTTTCAGTTTAAAAACCTTCTTGTCCCATGTTTCAAATTTATGTATCTTAAGAACTTGACGAACGATATCAGGCGACATTATCTTAGACCGATGaaagtaattttaattttaaagcagtatttaaaaagaaataagTGCAAGCCAAAGGAGATGTTCGCGCTCAAATTTGGTTAATTCAGGAACTTCAAGAATAGACTGTGTGCTTTCTAAAATCGTATAAGCGAAAACTTACAAATAAAACTAAAGAGCAATGCAATTGGTACAAATTTTGGTTGTTCCTATAAAGATTTGCGGCATTAAAAAAGGTATAAATTGTACTTTCTTCTTTCCAGGGATCAAGGATCTTCACTGGCGTTAAAGGGATATAGTtggccaagaaaaaaaaaagaattattatACGGAAACACAAACGTGCCACGAGTATAATTCAACATCAAATTCCAGTGCTAATGCAGTTAGGGAGTGGTACTTGGTTCTGAGAGGCCTGGTGGGTGTcatcattttggcgggaaacggTGTGGTTATTTACCTTATAGTCAGGTGTCATGTGCTTCATACAAATTCTAACTGGTTCATTCTTTCCCTTTCAATAGCTGATTTTCTTGTTGGTCTAATTCTAATTCCGATTTACACGTCTTGTGCGCTTTGGATTTCATGTAATAAACCGGTCTTAAACATGAGCTTCGATCTGTTATTATACGTTTCTTTAGTAAACATGTGTGCAATGACAGGTGACCGGTACCTCTTCATTGTGAAGCCGCTGACATACTTCCAAACCATGACGGAAACTCGCGTGTTTGTACTGGTTGCTGCCGCCTGGCTGATACCTTTACTTTTTTCGCTGATTCCTTTGGCATGGATTTTCTCCGAATCGTTGGAAAACAAAGAGAGGGCCTTATCAATTTATGGAACTTTTCAAATAATAGGCTTCAATATTGTCCCATGTGCAATGATGTTAATAATTTACGGCCATATTCTTCTCATTTCTCGCAAACACTCCCGACAGATGCTCGCTATGACGGTGGAACAACGCACAGGGAACCCAAAGACGTTGAATCTGCAGCAAAGAAATCATGAATCACCTGCTACGAGAGTCTTTGGTCTGGTTGTGATATTTTTCATGTTCTGTTGGATCCTTTCAGGCTATAGACATCTTTGTCGTTATTTTAAATTGCGTTGTTGCATTTCCCCCGGAACAGTCATCGCATCACGTCTTCTCGTGCTTCTGAATTCGGCCATAAATCCATTGATTTATGCGTTTCTAAAGAAGGATATCAAGAGAGAAATAACAAAGAGAATGTGCAAAGAAAGAAGATGCAACAATGACATTATTCTTCCCTTAGTAAAAATTAAGAGAAACGCAACGGATAATATAGTTacgtaaaggtacaccttatttaacctTATTTAacgttcctttactctctagagggtattctcccaggaagccgacggtgcgctcattttaccctcCTCTTTTCCAttagtgctccgttttaagggtatttaaagctacttaagctacactgaaaggaaagaagccgAAACAAGGATgagagatccggggatcgaactcgggaccttatgCACAAAGGCCGcccactaaccgactgtgccttCCTTGCTCCTTAATGATCATGAAGCTTTTTCTCCTTAGTTACTTAAAATTGTAGGGAAGTGTGAGTAGTGGGCAAAGCAGCTAAGGCTTTCGCGTTGGCCACTACCATACATACATCCTTTTGTTAACGCAGGTCAAGTTATGGCAGCaaaaagctgatgtggaccaGCAATAAACA containing:
- the LOC138042881 gene encoding octopamine receptor beta-2R-like, encoding MPIGDIVGQEKKKNYYTETQTCHEYNSTSNSSANAVREWYLVLRGLVGVIILAGNGVVIYLIVRCHVLHTNSNWFILSLSIADFLVGLILIPIYTSCALWISCNKPVLNMSFDLLLYVSLVNMCAMTGDRYLFIVKPLTYFQTMTETRVFVLVAAAWLIPLLFSLIPLAWIFSESLENKERALSIYGTFQIIGFNIVPCAMMLIIYGHILLISRKHSRQMLAMTVEQRTGNPKTLNLQQRNHESPATRVFGLVVIFFMFCWILSGYRHLCRYFKLRCCISPGTVIASRLLVLLNSAINPLIYAFLKKDIKREITKRMCKERRCNNDIILPLVKIKRNATDNIVT